CGGACAGCGACCGCGACTCTGACAGCAGCAGCATGATCGTGGACCCGGTGAGTCTGGACAAAAACGACCTGTCACCGTCCCAGTCATCGTCCAGCCCAATCATCCCGAGTTCTCCAGTCCCGCCGACCACCGCGTCCTCCAGAAACCGTGGTGGAAGTCGCAGCAAGAAGAACTACTCGATGATGTCGGCCAACAGTCAACAAAAGAACAACTCGTCCGGCCAAGCATCGTCTTATAGCAACGACAAGATGTCCTCATCTTTGATCAAGCCACCTTATTCTTACATAGCTCTCATTACAATGGCGATTCTTCAGTCGCCACAAAAGAAACTGACATTGAGTGGAATCTGCGAGTTCATCATGTCACGGTTCCCTTATTACCACGACAAGTTCCCGGCCTGGCAAAACTCTATCAGACACAATTTGTCCCTGAACGATTGTTTCATCAAGATACCACGTGAGCCAGGAAATCCTGGAAAAGGGAATTACTGGACCCTAGACCCATTGGCCGAGGACATGTTCGATAATGGAAGCTTTTTGCGTCGCAGAAAGAGGTACAAGAGGCCTCCGCCGCATTATGTGCTCCGAGACAGGGCGATTATGGCGACCTTCGCCATTTGCGGCGATCGAGGACCTTGCCCTGGTGGCGGCGGTGGTCATCCCGGTGCTCTGACTTATCCAAGCGCCGCGTATCTGTCTCCGCCACCCGGTCTGCCCCTGCTCGACTTCTCTCCGTCGACCTTGGAAGCTCTGAAGCTTGGTGGCTTCCTG
This genomic window from Bombus terrestris chromosome 9, iyBomTerr1.2, whole genome shotgun sequence contains:
- the LOC100650001 gene encoding forkhead box protein D3-like is translated as MEPRGMMMSNLSCDGCADSDRDSDSSSMIVDPVSLDKNDLSPSQSSSSPIIPSSPVPPTTASSRNRGGSRSKKNYSMMSANSQQKNNSSGQASSYSNDKMSSSLIKPPYSYIALITMAILQSPQKKLTLSGICEFIMSRFPYYHDKFPAWQNSIRHNLSLNDCFIKIPREPGNPGKGNYWTLDPLAEDMFDNGSFLRRRKRYKRPPPHYVLRDRAIMATFAICGDRGPCPGGGGGHPGALTYPSAAYLSPPPGLPLLDFSPSTLEALKLGGFLEPPPPLYKPVPITAPPIRQIDPAPTRTTTIPSSHPPADKKRNFSIDALIGKQAANDQNCGGLLDLSPSEHREIRSQASAFSPLV